GCGGGGTTAATATGCAATGTTTAACCCTCTAATTTTCATATTGAggtatgaaattaaaaataatcccTGTGGTTTTGATCTGAgtaattgaaatgcaactatTTATGTTTCTCAATCCCATGCCAATGTTATTTGTTATACATCACATTTTCAAGTGTCGGTTCACATCTTAAGACGCGTGTATGTGTGCTTgcattttgcttgtttttttttcaattgtcgGTTGATGTTTTGACAGCGAATTGtttgttcaatttaaatgtaaatgaaagtgTTGTCTCTCTCATTAAGTAAATGAAAAAGtgttttgtcatctttatttaaaaatgtaaggcaGTGGGGTAACATTTGATTAAGATTATTgatccatgtaaaaaaaaatcccagttgaCATAAACATGATTTAGGTTGACTGGACTAGAAAATCACAGTCAAATCAACTTAAATTTGTTTCCTAACaaagtaacaaagtatttttatttgactcaacaaattattttttacagtgctgtAACAAATTAGCTCATAGTTAGATGATAGCTCATAGTTAGATGATTCATCATAATgggttattattaattatattcatcttcaggaattacttgtagcattatagtattgatattacaataaaatgatttgttcTTCCGCAGGAGGGACATTATTGACTCCCAAGTAAAATTATTTCTCTggcaacaaaaatttattttacttttaacagATTGCTCCCAGAGCATGTAACAAAACCGGATCGTTAAAGTGACTTCATCCCGTGAGCAACAAACACAGACAACCAAATGTGAATACATATGGATGTttattaaactacactacaggggAACATGCAACATCTGActagacacaaacatacacatattaaaCATATATGCCAACACAAGGAAGGCatggaaagagagtgagagagagaaagcactGTAGATAGAGAGAGCGCTCACATGCAAGACAGTGGAGAGTCATAGTCTTTACTCATCAACTAATCACAACCTGTTAAGAAACATCAAAGAATCAcatcaccttaattaaaaggggTCAAAGCCTAAAGGTGCATCTAAATAGTTAACAAGCGGTTACTTGCATTGGTTATGTAGTTGCTGAATAAAGTGTCCCGGTGCATGTATAATGTGTAGATTCCTGTTGAATCCTGCTAGGAGTATAACCTTTGTGATTTCATCAATGGGTTGACTGCTTCGAAGTGAATCGACAAAGTTGTTGAAAACTGCCAGAAGGTCAGACTCCCCAGGAAGGGGAGTCACAAGGTTTGCAAGTGGATGACTTGAGGAAAGTTGGTTGACTTATGGGTGGTTGTGTGCATCCAGGGCTGCTCTTTGCACTTCCTGGTTTGAATGCAGGATTACACTGGATGTCCTTCAAATAACTTTTAGAACAGAATGTCCTTCATTAAtagaacaataattaaaaattctaACAGAAATTGATAGTTCATGATTGTCAGTTGCATAACAGATCCTACCTTTTCTTTCtaaattctgttattttgttCTTGTGACAGATCAAGATTCTTGTGACAAAATGTAATTGGTTTACTTTTTTGAGGTTCTGAGAATTTAACACCACAATAGGGTGGTGCCCATCCTGGATCACAGTGACACTTCCTTTCATGGTTACACACCTTTAAAATAGAAGTCAGAAATATGTTTACATGTGTTTATGCTTTTATATGATCCGTCACTAAGGCAAATTCAAAATGGATCTGAATGACTAAATAGAAAAATGTAATGACTTTTACAACATCACACAATGACAAACACTGCATGCAATAatgcttttgttaaaaaaaaaatagaaacataaaataagttataaaagaaatgggaaaatgtaaataaaaaaataaataaatcacacaccCCACGATTGTTGCATTTATCAGAGCAGTTCTCAGAGCCGTATATGCTAATGTCTTGACAAAGGTTGTTGTAACACACCTGTTGATTgagaagttatatatatatatatatatatatatatatatatatatatatatatatatatatatatatatatatatatatatatatatatatatatataaaactaaataatatgaggcgccgtgtaggatttaaatcaaactttgcttatcaatacatacataaaacacgtgcatatacagctataaattactcacatatacatgcatactactggatgtttaaaaatacatatataaaatacacgtgaagactaatatgaaatcgataccaatacatataatgttagcaatgtatgcatacacacttgtgaataacttgcatatacatataaacttgacgcgtgcatacacctacagacacttgcatatacatataaacttgatccgtgcatatacacctattaaacactcgcacatacatataaactcggTACGTGCATACACATCCATAAAACACgcgcatacataaaaaataacatttagtaACGAATACAGTTCAGAtaagaaaaacaaatgcattatttgtgtacatatatatatgagagTGTTTTCATATGTGGATGTGCGTGAATTTTCAGTATAAACGGAAGgcgtttcagtgtaaacggaaggCGTTTCAGTGTATACGgaaggcatttcagtgtaaaaggaAGTCGTTTAAGCGTGTACGGAAGTAACCTGTCTATATACCGCATTTCATTGCAATTATGGACAGGGATCGTGCTTCACCTGAAGCATTTTGCGGAATGTTCTTTCTTCGCCTACTATTATAAGATCAATTACCATCAGTTTAATCGATGTGTTGTCTGCTCACCTGCAGTCAGAAACACAATCTGAATCGCGCACTTTGATTCGGCCTTCAAAAGCCCTGGCATACAAAGCATCAACACGCAAATAACACGCAAACGATGCCAACATTATCATCCGCTGGCGAAGTTCATGGACCATGATATCACACTCGCCAGCAGTAAGGTAACAGTCTCAACCTAGAAAAAGGTGAGAATTTCACTTCTGTGAAATCTTCACAAAATACCTTCCAAACGCTATgcaagttacacacacacacacacagagagagtttaactgtgtttaaatgttttttttttacattttctttcctgtgtccttcggttcatttagtccgaatatatgaggagaatatttgagctataacttccggttagtgggtttaattgtatttctgtaaaaaaaaaaatatacatatatatttatatatatatatgtatatataatacagtaggtggcgataatgcacctAACCTTGGTGCTACCCACCATAAAACGAAGAAGAAGTAGTAGTATAACTTCCGgttgcaatgaaacgacttccggacacacaatgttaatgctctctcacacgcgagaatgtttcaaagtttttatatatttgcacagatatatagtgtttcacttatacgcacaagtgtttcagtgagtatcgcaagtgtttcagtgagtatcgcaagtgtttcagtgtgtaccgcaagtgtttcagtgagtatcacaagttttcaaagggtttcgcctcaaacggcctcccatataAAATGTGTTCCCAACTAAGTCCCAGTCCCACTAGTGAGCTTAGCCATTTTCAGAATTAAGGTATAGATCGACTAACATggtcgatataaaagtgtttaagctatttgcacatatttcagaatcgaAATATTATAGatttcataatatagtgagtatgtttgcaaatattttgaataaaacaggaaaaatacaataaaagcgatccatttgtcatacagatctattgtggctgtgttgtcacatgacaagcatgacgcattgccatggaaacattaaggcggtacattctaaaataacggtCGCCTAAAGAAACTCACGCTGGGGCTCAACTAGAATATTTTGAACTCATGTGCGAAAGGGTTTTATTTCTGAAAATGGCTAAGCTCAAGTGGAGCTGGGACTTAGTTGGggacacattttatattttttttaactagaggCAGGACATTTTACTCTCTCTGTAATTTGTATAGCTTTTCGGAAGGTATTTCGTGAAGATTGCATAGaagtgaaattgtgaaattctCACCTTTTTCTAGATCGAAACTGCCAGTTACCTTACTGCTGGTGAGTGTGATATCATGGTCCGTGAACCCGCCGGTGTTCTGAAATTTTCAGTGTCTGAGATATTTGGTGTCATTGAGAATAAAGAACTATATATAAAGACTCGTATGCAGTAAcaactatttaactttttttctccttaaaaaaAGTTTCACATGGAAGTGCATGAGAGCCTACAGTTCATGTGGAGAAGCTGTTTGTGTGTAATTAATGTATATGTAACAAATCAGCATAGTTTGATACTTGAACTTCTGCCTGTTATTTTGTTCCTAGTTTGCAGAAGCTCTTCTAATGGGGGAGACTTACATTTTTCAAGTTATATATGAGCCACTAttgcacacaattttttttttgatgcaggggatggtggatgtgtactttatcagtgtaatagttaagcatcatatgaaaaaaaaaacttgtatagcCTACTATTTGACACAAATGTTGTATTATTaaccagttttaaagttttactacATTCTGTTCCTGAAATCCACACTTTTGAAATCAAGATAATCAAAAGGTAATCAAATCAAGCACAAGCTAATAAAACATGTTTCGTGAATAAAGGGTATTGTAAAAAAGATCATGGTCCGTGGATAATTAATCTCAAAGTGCACCACAATGCAGTATatgattaaagacaaaaacaaagtaaagacattttacaacctttctatatagttatatagtataactatatagtacattttatctactaaatgtatcagttttggacaaaaaaaaattgattaaaattttttatattccagttcatgtgtattaaaaaaaaaaacattcagctttcgctttgttattaaaaacttgtttttatATGATTGACCAAACGATTAGGAATGACACAGATCCTGTCCATGATTGCAAATGCAGTTACTTCCGTTCATGGTTAAACGACTtccttttacactgaaatgccttccgtttacactgaaaacactgaaaatcacttgcatatatatatgtacacaattaatgcaatttttttctgtatactgttagtaaatgttattttttatgtatgcgcGCATCGACTTTATATGTATGTGCAAGTGTATAATAGGTGTATATacacggatcaagtttatatgtatgtgagagtatgtgcaggtgtgtttgtatgcagcgagtttatatgtatgtgcgagtgtttaataggtttatatgcacggatcaagtttatatgtatatgcaagtgtctgtaggtgtatgcacgcgtcaagtttatatgtatatgcaagttattcacaagtgtgtatgcatacattgctaacattatgtgtattggtatcgatttcatattagtgttcacgtgtattttatatatgtatttttgaacatccagtagtatgcatgtatatgtgagtaatttatagctgtatatgcacgtgttttatgtatgtattgataagcaaagttttatttaaatcctaCAAGGCGCCTCATAAAATAAAGGTTTCATACGCTTTGTATTTTGTGTTTGGAATATACATTCATTATTTACTTGAAGGAATCAGGGTAAANNNNNNNNNNNNNNNNNNNNNNNNNNNNNNNNNNNNNNNNNNNNNNNNNNNNNNNNNNNNNNNNNNNNNNNNNNNNNNNNNNNNNNNNNNNNNNNNNNNNNNNNNNNNNNNNNNNNNNNNNNNNNNNNNNNNNNNNNNNNNNNNNNNNNNNNNNNNNNNNNNNNNNNNNNNNNNNNNNNNNNNNNNNNNNNNNNNNNNNNGGGAAGTGTTTAGTTTGAGTTAAAATGTGGCATTCAAAGCACAGAAACGGATTAAGATGAGCAGTCAGTGACTCACGTGATAAAATGGGCATTGTCATGTTTCTTCCTCTTGAGCAGGCTATCCTGACGCCATCGTAAAAATCGTTCCAGAGTGAGATTTGGTATATGGCTGACATTAATCAAGTCTCTTTGAGACCAAACCTCGAGTCCAACCAACCTGACACGTATGTTTAATGGCATTAACAttattttgaaaatcatattgtaATCTCCATGCACAACCTGTTAATTATTTAAGACCAGTTGAAAGTTGTATGATACCTTGTCTACGTGATTTGCAACCAACATCATTCTTTCTTCAATCTTTTTAAAACTTCCAAACTTGTTGTACTGAAGAAAAATGTGTAGATATATTTTAACAGTATAAACACAACACATCAGGATAAGacttttttttaccattaaacCAAATTCATACCTCCATATGATCAACGACCAAAACCATCTCAACAATCCGCTGTCCGTCTCTGGGGGCCTTGTTTTTCTGAAGATTACAAATTGAAGTAAAGATATTGTCATAAAGCTGTTAATGGTAAACACATCATAAAGAGGTTGTTGAGGTACAAATTAAACATTCTGCTTAATAATGAAATAGggagaaattagaaatgttggaAACCAACACTTAATATATGGTTAAATATATGACACTAAATATATTTCTCATATAATAAGCTTCCAATCAACAAGAGATTGATACTTGCTTGAATATGTCATTAATTAACTGCAATGATTCTGCCCGTATGGACATTACTTTGACATAGTCACCTCAAACTACTCTTCAATGTAATATATctcctgtaaagctgctttgaaacaatatgttttgtaaaaagcactatacaaataaacctgaactgaaatgaatcatTAGAATATCATTACCATTTGTGCCTTTATACAGCCCACTAGACTTTGGAGCAAGGTTATAGACTGTGTCATTGATGTATCCAAAGGCCCCTTGCTTGgtccttaaatatatatatatatatatatattagaggtgggcatagattattttttttactctagattaatctcactgtgatcttgaaattaatctagattaatctagattaaaatggctcattcgaattctgccgacggCATTTAGAatatgtgttacccaaataaaattgacaaacagtaagtctttgagaaggggtttatcaagctaggtggtgcattaaaaaaggggctcatctcctgtttccaaaatgcatcacaaagtgcttgaaaaaactaaactaattccacattgcacaaggtgcaaacaaccttacacctgtttcacacatactccgtctgcagtgtgtatgcattgcatatttttttacgcacccatgttaacggattccagttgcattccaaaggcgttgcgtctgcagcagtgcagcgatcgtttacctATTGAGTAGAGaactgcaaacgcatcctgtgtgaaagcatatcgagtccgtgctgcaccacatacgtaacgcacacggactgcatacgcactgcagacggagtatgtgtgaaacaggcgtgagcagggccggagctggggtcagcggggccccggtttTCTCatatctcacattattacagttttgctatatatatcaaaaaaaatatctggtgtctgaataatttttggttttacTGTTACAactaagtaattcagtcaagagcagtgagtgattttcattttcttggattaacactacagcagccagtagctaaattaggcacggacactttaagagacgatgaacgcatccaatatattatacacatcccattttttcctcaactgtttactttcacttaagaaataactgacagttttttagagcataatttccaaggtggatattttgacatattttgtatgtatttgtcggcatgagcaaaaataagcaaattcaatgttcaagtgttttgagggCCTTTCTCTGCGTTAGCCCTGAACaccaccagaacaccgcgagtacggaattgggctctttcacatctttttgtttgttcaaactgcgatttgtatttgttcgttcaggtgcaggagggacttcgaggagaacttcgcagaagagagctcggttcagtgtcgctgtccgtgatacgcggctctctctttctctctcgtgcgcaccgaacacagcgcgcgagtaaccagctactctgttcagcttttccgcgtcttgtttttggatgctttaatgtttaaatcgacaagcggtaaggcttaaaaacacgtgacgatgcgcagcagtggcccatcaactgtcctgagcatctttttaggctggcctcagccagacggttatataaaatataaaggtgaaagtcatcatagcttgcttagtatagacccagctcccaacccaactttgagaatagattaatggcgatattttttttatcgcccgataagagtctcacgttaatgcagcacgttaaccctgataacggcccaccacatatatatatatatatatattcatatattcatttaacatttaatcatatcTGTAGTTTACAAAAAAATGATTGAAATTTAAAATGTTCTTACTCCATTCCAGAGCAAAGTCCAACACTGACTGAAGAGTCTTCAAAATCATGGACGTGTCCCTGATAGTAACAGTGACCCTGAAGTAAAAAATAGAATATGTACAGTTAAGCAGTAATATTCATTCACATTCACAGAAATAAgctattttactgttttaacataCAATACTGTCTGAAGACTTTGTCTCTGAAATCCCATCCTCGGTATAATGTGAGAGGGTGTAATATTTTCCTAAAAGCTCCCGgttgaataaaaaattaattggGCTGGGTATGAATACAAGGCTTCCACATATTGTTTAGAGCATAAATAGTTATGCATTTCTATAAAGTCACATTCTCACCTATTTTTGTGCAAAGAAATTGTGAAGTCCCTCGCATCTACAGCCAAATCATATTCAAGTTGTTCAGGATATGTCTAAATGGGTGAAAGCAAGCACGCATGAATAAAAAGTCAAATCCAGCATCCCAGAAAATGCCAATAATGTTTCGATTAACAAAACTAAACTGGACCTTCAGAGAAGGGGCGCTCCTCTTCGCTCGCTCGTTCAGTGCCTGAGGTCGGAGTCGGATCACATCATAGCGCATCACATGAGGCAAAGCTGGACTCGCTGCCTCAAGACTCTCTAAAGCAACAGTGAATAAACAAATCAGTATGTGTAATCAGTAAAGTAAAAACACATCGCGCACTGTGACATGATTCGCGTTGTAAAATGATTCTCATAATTCTTGGCGCTCACCCCATGTATAAACAAACGAAAGCAGTGAAATAAATAATCCAGTGTAACGCATGGTTCAATCGCTCCGGGACTCGTGGGCTTCAGTGGGAACTCGGCTACTTGAAAGTTAAAGCTCCGTCTCGGTTATCCGGTA
Above is a genomic segment from Carassius carassius chromosome 30, fCarCar2.1, whole genome shotgun sequence containing:
- the LOC132110319 gene encoding disintegrin and metalloproteinase domain-containing protein 8-like, with translation MRYTGLFISLLSFVYTWESLEAASPALPHVMRYDVIRLRPQALNERAKRSAPSLKTYPEQLEYDLAVDARDFTISLHKNSPINFLFNRELLGKYYTLSHYTEDGISETKSSDSIGHCYYQGHVHDFEDSSVSVGLCSGME